The following DNA comes from Novosphingobium sp. PP1Y.
CGAAGATCCCCGTGATGGCGAGGTGCTGGTCAAGGTTGCCGCCGCCGGCATCTGCCACACCGACCTGACCGTGCGCGATCAGTATTACCCGACCCCGCTGCCGGCAGTGCTTGGCCATGAAGGTTCGGGCGTGGTCGAAAAGGTCGGCCGCGGGGTTACCACGGTCAAGCCGGGCGACAAGGTTGTCCTGTCGTTCAGCTATTGCGGCACCTGCCCGTCGTGCCTCAAGGGGCACCAGGCCTATTGCCCCAGCCTTTTCCCGCTCAATTTCATGGGCCGCAGGCTCGACGGGTCGACCCCGATCACCCGCAACGGCGAGGACGTGAACGCCTGCTTCTTCGGCCAGTCCTCGTTCGCGACCTATTCGATCGCCAACGAAAACAACTGCGTCAAGGTTGCCGATGATGCGCAGATCGAACTGCTCGGCCCGCTGGGCTGCGGCATCCAGACCGGCGCGGGCACTATCCTCAATGCGCTGCAACCGGCACCGGGCTCCTCGATCGCGATCTTTGGCGTCGGCTCGGTCGGCCTCAGCGCGGTCATGGCCGCCAAGGCTTCGGGCTGCCTCAGGATCATTGCGGTCGATCGCAATCCGGCCCGGCTCGCAGTCGCCCGCGAACTTGGCGCAACCGATGTCATCGACGCCTCGACCACCAATGCCCAGGAAGCGATTGTCGCCTTGACCGGCGGGGGCGCGGACTATGCGATGGATACCACCGCGATCCCGCAGGTGCTGCGTTCGGCGGTGGACAGCACGCACAACATGGGGGAAACCGCCGTGGTGGGCGGCGCCAAGCTGGGCACCGAATTCTTGCTCGACATGAACAACATGCTGTTCGGCCGCAAGCTGCGCGGGGTTGTGGAAGGCTCGAGCACGCCGCAGGTGTTCATCCCGCAGCTGATTGCCATGCAGAAGGCCGGCCTGTTCCCCTTCGAAAAGCTCTGCTCGTTCTACGATCTCGATCAGATCAACCAGGCTGTCGAGGACACCGAAAAGACCGGCAGCGCGATCAAGGCCATCCTGCGGATGTAAGGACCGCGTTCGCCAGCCGCCTTGCCGTCCCAGTGGCGGCAAGGCGCGGCATGCCCGGGGATATGGTTGACAAGTGCGGCATAATCCGCGGGGAAACCA
Coding sequences within:
- a CDS encoding NAD(P)-dependent alcohol dehydrogenase codes for the protein MEAYAAIIERQGGEFVLDNVSIEDPRDGEVLVKVAAAGICHTDLTVRDQYYPTPLPAVLGHEGSGVVEKVGRGVTTVKPGDKVVLSFSYCGTCPSCLKGHQAYCPSLFPLNFMGRRLDGSTPITRNGEDVNACFFGQSSFATYSIANENNCVKVADDAQIELLGPLGCGIQTGAGTILNALQPAPGSSIAIFGVGSVGLSAVMAAKASGCLRIIAVDRNPARLAVARELGATDVIDASTTNAQEAIVALTGGGADYAMDTTAIPQVLRSAVDSTHNMGETAVVGGAKLGTEFLLDMNNMLFGRKLRGVVEGSSTPQVFIPQLIAMQKAGLFPFEKLCSFYDLDQINQAVEDTEKTGSAIKAILRM